The following coding sequences are from one Passer domesticus isolate bPasDom1 chromosome 11, bPasDom1.hap1, whole genome shotgun sequence window:
- the GPR148 gene encoding probable G-protein coupled receptor 148, which translates to MDLPGCASVRRANGSLTRLRETEFNSSSNLDDTTLLLLLEEWSLTPPGTNTKMFLISPVVCLVAGVLIIPTILFVIFSRFKIRQETRYMLLGNALLSDLIYLLFYTLSAALNAAHLHLPKEACVLLLFLLAVAYCGGLFTAVAIVLDTYIAVLFPLRYIVILPPSRTKKILVLLWMCSGAFPGIFFLVLGTTHSFVPCVLEMCSVPVILILTLNRTDAVKLCFWLSTTVIILCLSVIFCCYAILYFKTKHSGIWESICSRASVTFVMHNTVLFFYFFPLLALFVESFLCVNVFVRLQRGILVSLTVCNVLMILPKVLFPFLYGLRYREISASLKSIVRRKQLGLVSPAPPPS; encoded by the coding sequence ATGGACTTGCCCGGCTGTGCCTCAGTAAGGAGAGCGAATGGATCTCTGACCCGCCTCAGGGAGACAGAGTTCAACAGCTCCTCAAATTTGGATGATACAACTTTGCTACTTTTGCTGGAGGAATGGTCTCTCACCCCACCAGGCACGAACACGAAGATGTTCTTAATCTCTCCAGTTGTCTGCCTCGTGGCAGGTGTCCTCATCATCCCAACCATCTTGTTTGTGATTTTCTCTCGGTTTAAAATCCGCCAGGAAACAAGGTACATGCTGCTGGGAAACGCTCTGCTTTCTGATCTGATCTACCTGCTGTTCTACACCCTGTCAGCTGCTCTCAATGCAGCACACCTACACCTCCCAAAGGAGGCTTGTGTCCTCCTCTTATTTTTGCTGGCAGTGGCTTACTGTGGAGGACTGTTCACAGCTGTCGCAATAGTCCTGGACACGTACATcgctgttttgtttcctttgcgCTATATTGTTATTTTGCCTCCCTCACGAACTAAAAAAATCCTTGTATTACTGTGGATGTGTTCCGGAGCTTTCCCTGGGATTTTCTTCTTGGTGCTAGGGACTACCCACAGCTTTGTGCCCTGTGTCCTGGAAATGTGCTCAGTTCCAGTAATACTAATATTAACTCTGAACAGGACTGATGCTGTGAAACTCTGTTTCTGGCTTTCTACTACAGTTATCATTCTCTGCCTGTCTGTAATATTTTGTTGCTATGctattctgtattttaaaaccaAACACTCCGGTATATGGGAGAGCATCTGCTCCAGAGCCAGTGTAACATTTGTAATGCACAACACCGTgttatttttttacttctttccaCTCTTGGCCCTTTTTGTAGAATCATTCTTGTGCGTTAATGTTTTTGTCAGACTACAGAGAGGAATCTTGGTCTCCCTGACAGTCTGCAATGTCCTCATGATTCTTCCTAAAGTTCTGTTCCCTTTTCTGTATGGGCTTCGATACAGAGAGATCTCAGCCTCTCTCAAATCCATTGTCAGGAGGAAGCAGCTTGGCCTGGTGTCACCTGCCCCACCACCATCCTga